One Cellulomonas sp. NS3 genomic region harbors:
- the dapB gene encoding 4-hydroxy-tetrahydrodipicolinate reductase, producing the protein MSEQIRVAVLGAAGRMGSTVVRAVEAAPGLELVAALDAGDDVGAAVRSAGAQVAVDFTVPAATAENVRALVDAGVHAVVGTTGWTADALDAVRAQLTTRPGVGVLVAPNFALGAVLAMTFAARAARYFESVEVVELHHPDKVDAPSGTALHTARAVAAARARAGVGPSPDATTTALEGARGADVDGVRVHAVRLRGLTAHEEILLGNRGEQLTIRHDSFDRESFMPGVVHAVRVVADHPGLTVGLEHVLDLG; encoded by the coding sequence GTGAGCGAGCAGATCAGGGTCGCCGTCCTCGGGGCCGCAGGACGCATGGGGTCGACGGTCGTCCGCGCCGTCGAGGCGGCGCCGGGCCTCGAGCTCGTCGCGGCGCTCGACGCGGGGGACGACGTGGGCGCGGCGGTGAGGTCCGCGGGGGCCCAGGTCGCCGTCGACTTCACGGTGCCGGCCGCGACAGCCGAGAACGTGCGGGCGCTCGTCGACGCGGGCGTGCACGCGGTCGTGGGGACGACCGGCTGGACCGCCGACGCGCTCGACGCGGTCCGCGCCCAGCTCACGACGCGGCCCGGGGTCGGGGTGCTGGTCGCCCCGAACTTCGCGCTCGGCGCGGTGCTCGCGATGACGTTCGCGGCGCGGGCCGCGCGCTACTTCGAGTCGGTCGAGGTCGTCGAGCTGCACCACCCCGACAAGGTCGACGCCCCCTCCGGGACGGCGCTGCACACCGCCCGGGCGGTCGCCGCCGCACGGGCCCGCGCCGGCGTCGGGCCGAGCCCCGACGCGACGACGACGGCGCTCGAGGGCGCTCGGGGCGCGGACGTCGACGGTGTGCGGGTGCACGCCGTGCGGCTGCGCGGCCTGACGGCGCACGAGGAGATCCTGCTCGGCAACCGCGGCGAGCAGCTGACGATCCGGCACGACTCCTTCGACCGCGAGAGCTTCATGCCGGGCGTCGTGCACGCCGTCCGGGTGGTCGCCGACCACCCGGGGCTGACGGTGGGCCTCGAGCACGTGCTGGACCTCGGGTGA
- a CDS encoding M16 family metallopeptidase → MPLDLPLARPGDPGSELTAGQDGDAIVRRSVLPGGVRVLSEHMPGLRSATVGAWVGIGSRDERDGHHGSTHFLEHLLFKGTARRSAMDIAEAFDEVGGEANAATGKEHTCYYARVLDTDLPMAVDVIADMVTSARLDTDELETERGVILEELAMNDDDPSDVVHERFAEAVLGTHPLGRPIGGTPDTIRAVPRDAVWEHYREHYRPATLVVTAAGGVDHDVLVKQVTHALAEGGWDLADGAAPNARRGAEDVEGGTPSAGSEITVSRTTEQANVIVGGTGLTATDPRRFTLSVLNAVLGGGMSSRLFQEIREKRGLAYSTYSFASGHADTGVFGLYAGCAPGKVDEVTQLLVAEWERLADSGITSAELQRSIGQLSGGMVLGMEDTGSRMSRLGKSELVHGELLSVDETLERIRGVRASDVQELAAELAARPRSTVRIGPFAAA, encoded by the coding sequence GTGCCGCTGGACCTCCCGCTCGCACGGCCCGGTGACCCGGGCAGCGAGCTGACCGCCGGGCAGGACGGCGACGCCATCGTGCGTCGGTCCGTCCTGCCCGGCGGGGTCCGCGTGCTCAGCGAGCACATGCCCGGCCTGCGCTCCGCGACCGTCGGGGCGTGGGTCGGCATCGGCTCGCGCGACGAGCGCGACGGGCACCACGGGTCGACCCACTTCCTCGAGCACCTGCTCTTCAAGGGCACGGCGCGGCGCAGCGCGATGGACATCGCCGAGGCGTTCGACGAGGTCGGTGGCGAGGCCAACGCGGCGACCGGCAAGGAGCACACGTGCTACTACGCACGCGTGCTCGACACCGACCTGCCCATGGCGGTCGACGTGATCGCCGACATGGTGACGTCCGCGCGCCTGGACACCGACGAGCTCGAGACCGAGCGCGGCGTGATCCTCGAAGAGCTCGCGATGAACGACGACGACCCGAGCGACGTCGTGCACGAGCGTTTCGCGGAGGCCGTGCTGGGCACGCACCCGCTCGGACGCCCGATCGGCGGCACCCCGGACACGATCCGGGCGGTCCCGCGGGACGCCGTGTGGGAGCACTACCGCGAGCACTACCGCCCGGCGACCCTCGTGGTCACGGCCGCGGGCGGCGTCGACCACGACGTGCTCGTCAAGCAGGTCACGCACGCCCTCGCGGAGGGTGGTTGGGACCTCGCGGACGGCGCCGCACCGAACGCCCGACGCGGCGCCGAGGACGTCGAGGGCGGCACCCCGTCCGCGGGCTCCGAGATCACGGTCTCGCGGACGACGGAGCAGGCGAACGTCATCGTCGGGGGGACGGGGCTCACCGCCACGGACCCGCGCCGGTTCACGCTCTCGGTGCTCAACGCGGTCCTGGGCGGCGGCATGTCGTCGCGCCTGTTCCAGGAGATCCGCGAGAAGCGCGGCCTCGCGTACTCGACGTACTCGTTCGCCTCGGGGCACGCCGACACCGGCGTCTTCGGGCTGTACGCCGGGTGCGCGCCGGGCAAGGTCGACGAGGTCACGCAGCTCCTCGTGGCCGAGTGGGAGCGCCTCGCCGACTCCGGCATCACCTCGGCGGAGCTCCAGCGCTCGATCGGCCAGCTCTCGGGCGGCATGGTCCTGGGCATGGAGGACACGGGGTCGCGCATGAGCCGGCTCGGCAAGTCCGAGCTCGTGCACGGCGAGCTGCTCTCGGTCGACGAGACGCTGGAGCGGATCCGGGGCGTGCGCGCGTCGGACGTCCAGGAGCTCGCGGCCGAGCTCGCGGCGCGGCCCCGGTCGACCGTCCGGATCGGACCGTTCGCCGCCGCCTGA
- the rpsO gene encoding 30S ribosomal protein S15: MPLDSATKQSIMTEYATHEGDTGSPEVQIAMLTQRIKDLTEHLKAHKHDHHSRRGLLLLVGQRRRLLGYLQKVDINRYRSLIERLGLRR; the protein is encoded by the coding sequence GTGCCCCTCGACAGTGCCACCAAGCAGTCCATCATGACCGAGTACGCCACCCACGAGGGCGACACCGGTTCCCCCGAGGTGCAGATCGCGATGCTCACGCAGCGCATCAAGGACCTCACCGAGCACCTCAAGGCGCACAAGCACGACCACCACAGCCGGCGTGGCCTGCTGCTCCTGGTCGGCCAGCGTCGCCGCCTGCTGGGCTACCTCCAGAAGGTCGACATCAACCGCTACCGCAGCCTGATCGAGCGTCTCGGCCTGCGCCGCTAG
- a CDS encoding glycoside hydrolase family 9 protein codes for MVSFPDASARASGAAAATVAVLALAAAVSPVAFAGPVTEVHDFATGPQGWFSYPPEAVTTSAETGELCSAVGAHTGNPWDVAVQHDAVTFDRDATYVVEFDAHASRAVTVPVQGGPGYPAAFGGSVELDGSATPEHVELTFSPSAWPTGEGSPVADDWTTTTGNVSFQLGNQGEPYELCIDDLSITPLGTNLIPNGDFASGTTDPWFVAGDLGTADVSSGALVVPVPAGSGIYAGVGFNGLAIEEGTSYTLTFDVSASEERTIRAIVGENGGSYGTVLDRTVPVTTEPTTVSHTFTATDSYPATTTPGGPFEGQLAFQVGGRGGDWTFTLDDVSLVESLTPPPPYEPETGPRVRVNQVGYLPAGPKQATLVTDATEPVVWQVRTVSGGVLAEGDTVPAGVEPSSGLNVHTIDFGALTTEHEGLVLTADGETSRPFDIDPDLYQQLRYDALNFFYLMRSGVEIDASINADYARPAGHVDVAPNQGDGAVTCLTAADEGAGWAYGDWTCPEGYALDVRGGWYDAGDHGKYVVNGGIAAAQLLSTYERSLHAGTAEPGALADGTLAVPESANGVPDVLDEARWELEFLLSMQVPADGGEYAGMAHHKIHDVGWTGLPLLPSQDPQERRLARPSTAATLNLAAAAAQGARLFADHDPDFAAELLDAARTAWDAAQAHPAVLAPDAAGNNGGGAYSDGTVTDEFYWAAAELFLTTGEDAFAEHVLASPHATGDVFGPGGMNWGSTAGLGRLDLATVPNDLPSRDAIRQSVIDAADAYVATQDAQAWGSTYVRPDGLYEWGSNSMVLNTTVVVATAFDLTGDETYRRSALEAVDYLLGRNALNMSYVSGYGEVSAQHQHNRWFPLSVPGVSPDGSLAGGPNSTTGTWDPTMQAAFAGGCAPSMCYLDELGSWASNEVAINWNSVLSWVASFVADQGDGSADASTPVRVTQQPADATVAPGASATFTAAADGVPAPTVRWQVQRPGARWADVPGATSTTLTVTAALADHGTLYRAVFTNASGSEATDVARLAVVATERLAVRLSSPALRAGGHVTVAVRGAAAREVVQVRLGDELLETRAVRKDGTVSISVHVPRHTDPGAYTVTVRGTSSGREGSATLQVLPAPRRS; via the coding sequence GTGGTTTCCTTCCCCGATGCGAGCGCCCGTGCCTCGGGCGCCGCTGCCGCCACCGTGGCGGTCCTCGCCCTCGCGGCCGCCGTCAGCCCGGTCGCCTTCGCCGGCCCCGTGACCGAGGTCCACGACTTCGCGACCGGACCGCAGGGCTGGTTCTCCTACCCACCCGAGGCGGTGACCACGTCGGCGGAGACCGGCGAGCTGTGCTCCGCCGTCGGCGCCCACACGGGCAACCCCTGGGACGTCGCGGTCCAGCACGACGCCGTGACGTTCGACCGCGACGCCACGTACGTCGTGGAGTTCGACGCGCACGCGAGCCGCGCCGTGACCGTTCCCGTGCAGGGCGGCCCCGGCTACCCGGCGGCGTTCGGGGGCTCGGTGGAGCTCGACGGGTCGGCGACGCCGGAGCACGTCGAGCTCACGTTCTCGCCGTCGGCATGGCCCACCGGTGAGGGCAGCCCGGTCGCCGACGACTGGACCACGACCACCGGCAACGTCTCGTTCCAGCTCGGCAACCAGGGCGAGCCGTACGAGCTGTGCATCGACGACCTCTCGATCACGCCGCTCGGCACCAACCTGATCCCGAACGGCGACTTCGCGAGCGGCACGACCGACCCCTGGTTCGTCGCCGGCGACCTCGGCACCGCGGACGTGTCCAGCGGCGCGCTCGTCGTCCCCGTGCCCGCCGGCTCGGGCATCTACGCTGGCGTCGGGTTCAACGGGCTCGCGATCGAGGAGGGGACCAGCTACACGCTGACCTTCGACGTCAGCGCGTCCGAGGAGCGCACGATCCGCGCGATCGTGGGCGAGAACGGGGGGAGCTACGGCACCGTCCTGGACAGGACCGTCCCGGTGACGACCGAACCCACGACCGTCTCCCACACGTTCACCGCGACCGACTCCTACCCGGCGACGACGACCCCGGGCGGGCCGTTCGAGGGTCAGCTCGCGTTCCAGGTCGGCGGGCGCGGGGGCGACTGGACCTTCACGCTCGACGACGTCTCGCTGGTCGAGAGCCTGACGCCGCCCCCGCCCTACGAGCCCGAGACGGGACCGCGCGTCCGGGTGAACCAGGTCGGGTACCTGCCGGCCGGCCCCAAGCAGGCGACGCTCGTGACCGATGCGACCGAGCCCGTCGTCTGGCAGGTCCGCACCGTGTCGGGCGGCGTGCTCGCCGAGGGGGACACGGTTCCCGCCGGCGTCGAGCCGAGCTCGGGCCTGAACGTGCACACGATCGACTTCGGCGCGCTCACCACCGAGCACGAGGGTCTCGTCCTGACGGCCGACGGCGAGACCAGCCGGCCGTTCGACATCGACCCCGACCTCTACCAGCAGCTCCGGTACGACGCGCTGAACTTCTTCTACCTCATGCGCAGCGGCGTCGAGATCGACGCCTCGATCAACGCCGACTACGCGCGGCCGGCCGGGCACGTCGACGTCGCGCCCAACCAGGGCGACGGCGCGGTCACGTGCCTCACGGCGGCCGACGAGGGGGCCGGCTGGGCCTACGGCGACTGGACGTGCCCCGAGGGGTACGCGCTCGACGTACGCGGCGGCTGGTACGACGCGGGCGACCACGGCAAGTACGTCGTGAACGGCGGCATCGCCGCGGCGCAGCTCCTGAGCACCTACGAGCGCAGCCTGCACGCCGGCACGGCCGAGCCCGGTGCGCTCGCGGACGGGACGCTCGCCGTCCCGGAGAGCGCGAACGGCGTCCCGGACGTGCTGGACGAGGCGCGGTGGGAGCTCGAGTTCCTGCTCAGCATGCAGGTGCCCGCGGACGGCGGGGAGTACGCCGGCATGGCGCACCACAAGATCCACGACGTGGGGTGGACGGGCCTGCCGCTGCTGCCGTCGCAGGACCCGCAGGAGCGCCGGCTCGCCCGGCCCTCGACCGCGGCGACGCTCAACCTGGCCGCCGCGGCCGCGCAGGGCGCCCGCCTCTTCGCCGACCACGACCCCGACTTCGCGGCCGAGCTCCTCGACGCCGCACGCACCGCCTGGGACGCCGCGCAGGCTCACCCGGCGGTGCTCGCCCCCGACGCCGCGGGCAACAACGGCGGCGGCGCGTACAGCGACGGCACCGTCACGGACGAGTTCTACTGGGCCGCCGCGGAGCTGTTCCTGACGACGGGCGAGGACGCGTTCGCCGAGCACGTGCTCGCGAGCCCGCACGCGACGGGCGACGTCTTCGGGCCCGGCGGCATGAACTGGGGGAGCACCGCGGGCCTCGGGCGTCTCGACCTGGCGACCGTCCCGAACGACCTCCCATCCCGCGACGCCATCCGGCAGTCGGTGATCGACGCCGCGGACGCGTACGTCGCCACGCAGGACGCGCAGGCCTGGGGGAGCACGTACGTGCGACCCGACGGCCTGTACGAGTGGGGCTCGAACAGCATGGTGCTCAACACCACGGTCGTGGTCGCGACCGCGTTCGACCTCACGGGCGACGAGACGTACCGGCGCTCGGCGCTCGAGGCGGTCGACTACCTGCTGGGCCGCAACGCGCTCAACATGTCGTACGTCTCCGGCTACGGCGAGGTCAGTGCGCAGCACCAGCACAACCGCTGGTTCCCGCTCTCGGTCCCGGGCGTGTCCCCGGACGGCTCGCTCGCGGGCGGCCCGAACTCGACGACCGGCACGTGGGACCCGACGATGCAGGCGGCGTTCGCCGGCGGCTGCGCGCCGTCGATGTGCTACCTCGACGAGCTGGGGTCGTGGGCGTCCAACGAGGTCGCGATCAACTGGAACTCCGTGCTCTCGTGGGTCGCGTCCTTCGTCGCCGACCAGGGTGACGGGTCCGCCGACGCGAGCACGCCCGTGCGGGTCACGCAGCAGCCGGCCGACGCGACCGTCGCGCCGGGCGCGAGCGCGACGTTCACCGCCGCAGCCGACGGCGTCCCGGCGCCGACCGTGCGGTGGCAGGTGCAGCGGCCCGGTGCCCGGTGGGCCGACGTCCCGGGGGCGACGAGCACGACGCTCACCGTGACGGCCGCGCTCGCCGACCACGGCACGCTCTACCGCGCCGTCTTCACCAACGCGTCCGGCTCCGAGGCCACCGACGTCGCCCGCCTCGCGGTCGTCGCCACCGAGCGGCTCGCGGTGCGGCTCTCGTCGCCCGCACTGCGGGCGGGTGGGCACGTGACCGTGGCGGTGCGGGGTGCGGCTGCGCGGGAGGTCGTGCAGGTCCGGCTCGGTGACGAGCTCCTCGAGACGCGGGCAGTGCGCAAGGACGGCACGGTGTCGATCAGCGTGCACGTGCCGCGCCACACCGACCCCGGCGCGTACACCGTGACGGTGCGGGGGACGTCGTCCGGTCGCGAGGGTTCCGCGACGCTGCAGGTGCTGCCGGCGCCGCGTCGCTCCTGA
- a CDS encoding polyribonucleotide nucleotidyltransferase, with translation MEGPEIQFAEAVIDNGRFGTRTVRFETGRLARQAAGAAVAYLDGETTLLSATTAGKHPKEQFDFFPLTIDVEERQYAAGKIPGSFFRREGRPSTEAILACRLVDRPLRPLFVKGLRNEVQVVVTVLSIHPDDAYDVLAINAASISTQLSGLPFSGPVAAVRVALIDGQWVAFPRYSERERATFDMVVAGRVVGDDVAIAMIEAEAPEKAWNLIKEEGATAPTEDVVSQGIEAAKPFIRVLAEAQADLAARAAKPTQEFPVFPEYQPDALEAVQAAAAGPLGEALTIADKQTRENRLDEVKAEVLGQLAEQFAGREKELSAAVRSVTKTLIRQRILTDGFRIDGRGLRDIRTLSAEVEVLPRVHGSAIFERGETQIMGVTTLNMLRMEQQLDTLSPETRKRYMHNYNFPPYSTGETGRVGSPKRREIGHGALAERALMTVLPSREEFPYAIRQVSEALGSNGSTSMGSVCASTLSLLNAGVPLRAPVAGIAMGLVSDQVDGQTRYAALTDILGAEDAFGDMDFKVAGTREFVTAIQLDTKLEGIPASVLTGALNQAKEARLAILDVINEAIDAPDEMSPYAPRVITVQVPVDKIGEVIGPKGKMINQIQAETGADISIEDDGTVFIGATDGPSAEAARAAINAIANPHMPEIGERFVGTVVKTTTFGAFISLSPGKDGLLHISQIRKLVGGKRVENVEDVLGVGQKVQVEIGEIDPRGKLSLHAVIDESAATDDAASAETVATEPADA, from the coding sequence ATGGAGGGTCCCGAGATCCAGTTCGCCGAGGCAGTGATCGACAACGGTCGCTTCGGCACCCGCACCGTGCGCTTCGAGACCGGGCGCCTCGCCCGTCAGGCGGCCGGCGCGGCCGTCGCGTACCTCGACGGCGAGACCACGCTGCTGTCGGCCACCACGGCCGGCAAGCACCCGAAGGAGCAGTTCGACTTCTTCCCCCTGACGATCGACGTCGAGGAGCGGCAGTACGCCGCGGGCAAGATCCCCGGCTCGTTCTTCCGCCGTGAGGGCCGCCCCTCGACCGAGGCGATCCTCGCGTGCCGGCTCGTCGACCGCCCGCTGCGCCCCCTGTTCGTCAAGGGCCTGCGCAACGAGGTCCAGGTCGTCGTGACCGTGCTGTCGATCCACCCGGACGACGCCTACGACGTCCTCGCGATCAACGCCGCGTCGATCTCGACGCAGCTCTCGGGCCTGCCGTTCTCCGGCCCGGTCGCCGCGGTGCGCGTCGCGCTCATCGACGGCCAGTGGGTCGCGTTCCCCCGCTACTCCGAGCGCGAGCGCGCCACGTTCGACATGGTCGTGGCCGGCCGCGTCGTCGGCGACGACGTCGCGATCGCGATGATCGAGGCCGAGGCCCCCGAGAAGGCGTGGAACCTCATCAAGGAGGAGGGCGCGACCGCCCCCACCGAGGACGTCGTCTCGCAGGGCATCGAGGCCGCGAAGCCGTTCATCCGCGTGCTCGCGGAGGCGCAGGCCGACCTGGCCGCGCGCGCCGCGAAGCCCACGCAGGAGTTCCCGGTCTTCCCCGAGTACCAGCCCGACGCGCTCGAGGCCGTCCAGGCCGCGGCCGCCGGCCCGCTCGGCGAGGCGCTCACGATCGCGGACAAGCAGACCCGCGAGAACCGTCTCGACGAGGTCAAGGCCGAGGTCCTCGGCCAGCTCGCCGAGCAGTTCGCCGGCCGCGAGAAGGAGCTGTCCGCAGCCGTCCGCTCGGTCACCAAGACGCTCATCCGCCAGCGCATCCTCACGGACGGCTTCCGGATCGACGGGCGTGGTCTGCGCGACATCCGCACGCTCTCGGCCGAGGTCGAGGTCCTGCCCCGCGTGCACGGCTCCGCGATTTTCGAGCGCGGCGAGACGCAGATCATGGGCGTCACGACGCTCAACATGCTGCGCATGGAGCAGCAGCTCGACACGCTCTCCCCGGAGACGCGCAAGCGCTACATGCACAACTACAACTTCCCGCCGTACTCCACGGGCGAGACGGGCCGCGTCGGTTCGCCGAAGCGTCGCGAGATCGGTCACGGGGCGCTCGCCGAGCGTGCGCTCATGACCGTCCTGCCGAGCCGCGAGGAGTTCCCCTACGCGATCCGCCAGGTCTCCGAGGCCCTCGGCTCGAACGGCTCGACGTCGATGGGCTCGGTCTGCGCCTCGACGCTGTCGCTGCTCAACGCCGGCGTCCCGCTGCGCGCGCCGGTCGCCGGCATCGCGATGGGCCTCGTCTCCGACCAGGTCGACGGCCAGACGCGCTACGCCGCCCTGACCGACATCCTGGGCGCCGAGGACGCGTTCGGTGACATGGACTTCAAGGTCGCCGGCACGCGCGAGTTCGTCACGGCCATCCAGCTCGACACGAAGCTCGAGGGCATCCCCGCCTCGGTGCTGACCGGCGCGCTGAACCAGGCCAAGGAGGCGCGCCTCGCGATCCTCGACGTCATCAACGAGGCGATCGACGCGCCCGACGAGATGAGCCCGTACGCCCCGCGCGTCATCACGGTCCAGGTCCCGGTCGACAAGATCGGCGAGGTCATCGGCCCGAAGGGCAAGATGATCAACCAGATCCAGGCCGAGACCGGTGCCGACATCTCCATCGAGGACGACGGCACGGTCTTCATCGGCGCCACCGACGGTCCGTCGGCGGAGGCCGCGCGGGCGGCGATCAACGCGATCGCCAACCCGCACATGCCGGAGATCGGCGAGCGCTTCGTGGGGACCGTCGTCAAGACGACCACCTTCGGCGCGTTCATCTCGCTGTCGCCCGGCAAGGACGGCCTGCTCCACATCTCGCAGATCCGCAAGCTCGTCGGCGGCAAGCGCGTGGAGAACGTCGAGGACGTGCTCGGCGTGGGCCAGAAGGTCCAGGTCGAGATCGGCGAGATCGACCCGCGCGGCAAGCTCTCGCTGCACGCGGTGATCGACGAGTCCGCGGCGACGGACGACGCGGCCTCGGCCGAGACCGTCGCCACCGAGCCGGCCGACGCCTGA
- a CDS encoding bifunctional riboflavin kinase/FAD synthetase, which produces MHRWTDLADVPDGFGPSVVTIGNFDGVHRGHVSVLTRLVADARASDAAAVAVTFTPHPQQVHRPEQAPPLLTGDADRLELLAGTGLDAVLLLPYTLEFARQTPAEFVERYLVGGLAARTVVVGRDVRFGWENSGDLGTMIELGRRYGFTVEVLEDVVPEPSASEGEGHRRWSSTWVRELLDAGDVVGAAHVLGRPHRLRGVVVHGDARGRELGFPTANLAPDATGMVPADGVYAGWLRRVTEPGAAAADAPEVLPAAVSIGTNPTFAGLQRRVEAYVLDRTDLDLYDDEVVLELVDRLRPTERFDSVDALVAQMHDDVARARVVLAGGPAPTAR; this is translated from the coding sequence GTGCACCGCTGGACCGACCTTGCCGACGTGCCGGACGGCTTCGGCCCGTCCGTCGTGACGATCGGCAACTTCGACGGCGTGCACCGCGGCCACGTCAGCGTGCTGACCCGGCTCGTCGCGGACGCCCGCGCGTCCGACGCGGCCGCGGTCGCCGTCACGTTCACGCCGCACCCGCAGCAGGTGCACCGTCCCGAGCAGGCGCCGCCGCTGCTCACCGGTGACGCGGACCGCCTCGAGCTGCTCGCCGGGACCGGCCTCGACGCCGTGCTGCTCCTGCCGTACACGCTGGAGTTCGCGCGGCAGACGCCCGCCGAGTTCGTCGAGCGGTACCTCGTCGGGGGTCTCGCGGCCCGGACCGTCGTCGTGGGCCGCGACGTGCGGTTCGGCTGGGAGAACTCGGGCGACCTCGGCACGATGATCGAGCTCGGCCGCCGGTACGGGTTCACGGTCGAGGTGCTCGAGGACGTGGTGCCCGAGCCCAGCGCGAGCGAGGGCGAGGGGCACCGGCGGTGGTCCTCGACGTGGGTCCGGGAGCTGCTCGACGCGGGGGACGTCGTGGGCGCCGCGCACGTCCTCGGGCGACCGCACCGGCTGCGCGGGGTCGTCGTGCACGGCGACGCCCGCGGCCGCGAGCTCGGCTTCCCGACGGCCAACCTGGCGCCGGACGCGACCGGCATGGTGCCCGCCGACGGCGTCTACGCCGGCTGGCTGCGCCGGGTCACCGAGCCCGGCGCAGCGGCGGCGGACGCCCCGGAGGTGCTGCCCGCGGCGGTGTCGATCGGCACCAACCCGACGTTCGCGGGGCTCCAGCGCCGCGTCGAGGCGTACGTGCTCGACCGCACGGACCTCGACCTGTACGACGACGAGGTCGTCCTCGAGCTCGTCGACCGGCTGCGCCCGACCGAGCGGTTCGACTCGGTGGACGCGCTCGTCGCGCAGATGCACGACGACGTCGCCCGTGCGCGCGTCGTCCTCGCGGGCGGGCCGGCGCCGACCGCCCGGTGA
- a CDS encoding NUDIX hydrolase, with amino-acid sequence MRWQTFGERTVYDSPWVRVALVDVEVPGVGRLDHHVVRMPAHAAGTVVHDPERGVLMLWRHRFITDSWGWEIPAGRLEDGETPADAGARETLEETGWRPGPLRPLVQYHPTNGSSDQTFHVFVADGATHIGEPADAFESERVAWVPLDEVRALVRDGGIGDGLSLTGLLRFLLDRP; translated from the coding sequence ATGCGATGGCAGACCTTCGGCGAGCGGACCGTGTACGACTCCCCCTGGGTGCGGGTCGCGCTCGTCGACGTCGAGGTCCCGGGCGTGGGACGGCTCGACCACCACGTCGTCCGGATGCCGGCGCACGCCGCCGGCACGGTCGTGCACGACCCGGAGCGCGGGGTGCTGATGCTGTGGCGCCACCGGTTCATCACGGACAGCTGGGGCTGGGAGATCCCGGCGGGGCGCCTCGAGGACGGTGAGACGCCGGCGGACGCGGGCGCCCGCGAGACGCTCGAGGAGACCGGCTGGCGTCCCGGGCCGCTGCGCCCGCTGGTGCAGTACCACCCGACCAACGGCTCCAGCGACCAGACGTTCCACGTGTTCGTCGCCGACGGCGCCACCCACATCGGCGAGCCCGCGGACGCGTTCGAGTCCGAGCGCGTCGCGTGGGTCCCGCTCGACGAGGTCCGCGCCCTGGTGCGCGACGGCGGGATCGGCGACGGCCTGTCGCTCACCGGGCTGCTGCGCTTCCTGCTCGACCGCCCCTGA
- the truB gene encoding tRNA pseudouridine(55) synthase TruB has protein sequence MTSTDDAPRTPRQRPAPGPRRPTAPDGLVVVDKPSEMTSHDVVARMRRIAGTRKVGHAGTLDPMATGVLVVGVGRATRLLTYVVGADKEYRATIRLGVRTTTDDAEGEVVAVADASGVTRDDLSGPVAALTGRIEQVPSSVSAIKVDGQRAYARVRAGEDVALAARPVTVSRFDVHDVRGAGEPTADAGVPVPAGALDVDVTVVCSSGTYVRALARDLGAALGVGGHLTALRRTRVGGYDLAGARTLDELLAWPEDVPLDVLPLADAARATFPVREVTAQEAAALSYGKRIAADPDAGEPGTATSGTVTGDATTDRAATDSAETAGTPTDSVRAGSPVAAISPDGTLVALLEQRGEHAAPVLVFAPA, from the coding sequence ATGACCTCCACCGACGACGCACCACGGACCCCGCGGCAGCGCCCGGCGCCCGGCCCGCGCCGGCCCACCGCCCCGGACGGGCTCGTCGTCGTCGACAAGCCCTCCGAGATGACGAGCCACGACGTCGTCGCCCGCATGCGCCGGATCGCCGGCACGCGCAAGGTCGGTCACGCCGGGACGCTCGACCCGATGGCGACCGGCGTGCTCGTCGTCGGCGTGGGGCGCGCGACGAGGTTGCTCACGTACGTCGTCGGCGCCGACAAGGAGTACCGCGCGACGATCAGGCTCGGCGTCCGCACGACGACCGACGACGCCGAGGGCGAGGTCGTCGCCGTCGCCGACGCCTCGGGCGTGACGCGCGACGACCTCTCCGGGCCCGTCGCCGCCCTCACCGGGCGCATCGAGCAGGTCCCGAGCTCCGTGAGCGCGATCAAGGTCGACGGCCAGCGGGCGTACGCACGCGTCCGTGCCGGTGAGGACGTCGCGCTCGCCGCGCGCCCGGTCACCGTGAGCCGGTTCGACGTGCACGACGTCCGGGGCGCCGGGGAGCCCACCGCGGACGCGGGTGTACCCGTGCCTGCCGGTGCGCTCGACGTCGACGTCACGGTCGTGTGCTCGTCGGGCACGTACGTCCGCGCGCTCGCACGCGACCTCGGCGCGGCGCTCGGCGTCGGCGGGCACCTGACCGCCCTGCGCCGTACCCGCGTCGGCGGCTACGACCTCGCCGGGGCCCGGACGCTCGACGAGCTGCTCGCGTGGCCCGAGGACGTCCCCCTCGACGTCCTCCCGCTCGCGGACGCCGCCCGGGCGACCTTCCCGGTCCGCGAAGTCACGGCCCAGGAGGCGGCGGCGCTGTCGTACGGGAAGCGCATCGCGGCGGACCCGGACGCCGGCGAGCCGGGCACCGCGACGAGCGGCACCGTGACGGGCGACGCCACGACGGACCGCGCCGCGACGGACAGCGCCGAGACGGCCGGCACACCCACCGACAGCGTGCGGGCCGGCAGCCCGGTCGCGGCGATCTCGCCCGACGGGACGCTCGTCGCGCTGCTCGAGCAGCGTGGGGAGCACGCGGCGCCCGTCCTCGTCTTCGCGCCCGCCTGA